The following proteins are encoded in a genomic region of Nitratireductor sp. GISD-1A_MAKvit:
- a CDS encoding RDD family protein has protein sequence MATRPLDGEILDVAKRDDYDLRGVRTRRVFAFCIDYLLIALMMIPVAIIVALLGVMTLGLGWLLFGILAPLTALLYVAMTLGGRSQATLGMQFMGIRLVRLDGQSTDPLLAVVHTVLFWAGNTILTPLILLASLFLDYKRTVHDLLLGTVVVRSDQV, from the coding sequence ATGGCAACCCGGCCCCTTGATGGTGAAATTCTGGATGTCGCAAAGCGTGATGATTACGATTTGCGTGGCGTCCGCACGCGTCGCGTGTTCGCCTTCTGCATCGACTACCTGCTGATCGCCCTGATGATGATCCCGGTTGCGATCATTGTGGCGCTGCTCGGCGTAATGACACTGGGGCTGGGCTGGCTGCTCTTCGGCATTCTGGCGCCACTGACCGCCCTGCTCTATGTGGCCATGACACTGGGTGGTCGCAGCCAGGCAACGCTCGGGATGCAGTTCATGGGCATTCGTCTTGTGCGTCTCGACGGTCAGTCCACCGATCCGCTTCTTGCCGTGGTGCACACGGTTCTGTTCTGGGCGGGAAACACGATCCTCACGCCACTGATCCTGCTTGCCAGCCTGTTCCTCGATTACAAAAGAACCGTTCACGATCTGCTTTTGGGAACGGTGGTGGTCCGCAGCGACCAGGTTTGA
- a CDS encoding serine hydrolase, translating to MAGASGLYTTTNDMLKWLEWHLDRFSPDMAEMRMLNHASYVQRDALDPTYGFDESGHMDAMGLGWVVMQPEGDRPLILQKAGGRQGMFVYHAFAPTRGVGVFVAINEFDFAASMLMAEVVNGLISDLAPR from the coding sequence ATGGCCGGGGCCAGCGGTCTCTACACGACCACCAACGACATGCTCAAATGGCTTGAGTGGCATCTCGACCGGTTTTCACCGGACATGGCGGAGATGCGAATGCTCAACCATGCCTCCTATGTGCAGCGCGACGCGCTGGATCCTACCTATGGGTTTGATGAATCCGGCCATATGGATGCGATGGGGCTCGGCTGGGTTGTGATGCAGCCGGAGGGAGACCGGCCTTTGATCCTGCAGAAGGCGGGCGGCCGGCAGGGCATGTTCGTCTATCACGCCTTTGCTCCCACACGTGGGGTGGGCGTGTTTGTCGCTATCAACGAGTTTGATTTTGCCGCCTCCATGCTGATGGCGGAGGTGGTGAACGGCCTGATTTCCGACCTCGCTCCGCGTTGA
- a CDS encoding DMT family transporter — MSTPSPSSHAKGLALTAFGGMALTIDIPLIRLADGDPWPILMVRSALTAGVALVVWFVWRLFSRNVPPLVPGRVGLVVAALYALSALCFITAVYNTSTANLVFILAFNSMFAAVLSWLFLKERPKPATLAAMGVMLIGVLIIVGGGIGAGNLFGDVMALTAAFLLATAITISRGSGRDMGFAALVAVALPCVVAAIMTARTGYRIEAPWWIILNGAVIMPISFFCLSNGPKYISGPEVAMFYLLETVLAPVWVWLIFSEVPGRATLIGGTIIIVTLVAHSLWQLHSARRRRLAQGVVRHPL, encoded by the coding sequence ATGTCCACTCCCTCGCCGTCTTCCCACGCCAAGGGTCTTGCGCTCACAGCCTTTGGGGGCATGGCGCTGACCATCGACATACCGCTGATCCGTTTGGCGGACGGCGATCCATGGCCGATCCTGATGGTACGGAGTGCGTTGACGGCCGGGGTGGCACTCGTCGTCTGGTTCGTCTGGCGGTTGTTCTCGCGCAATGTACCACCGCTTGTCCCGGGCCGCGTTGGGCTGGTGGTCGCCGCTCTCTATGCCCTTTCGGCGCTCTGCTTCATCACCGCCGTCTACAACACCTCGACCGCCAACCTGGTGTTCATCCTCGCCTTCAATTCGATGTTCGCCGCCGTTCTTTCATGGCTTTTTCTCAAGGAAAGACCCAAACCCGCCACGCTCGCCGCCATGGGGGTGATGCTCATTGGTGTGTTGATCATTGTTGGCGGAGGCATCGGCGCCGGCAATCTGTTTGGTGATGTAATGGCACTCACTGCCGCGTTTCTGCTCGCCACTGCGATCACCATCTCCCGCGGCAGCGGTCGCGACATGGGATTTGCCGCGCTGGTGGCCGTGGCGCTTCCCTGCGTGGTTGCAGCGATCATGACCGCCAGAACCGGCTATCGCATCGAGGCCCCCTGGTGGATCATCCTGAACGGTGCGGTCATCATGCCGATTTCGTTCTTCTGCCTGTCCAACGGCCCCAAATACATTTCAGGCCCCGAAGTTGCGATGTTCTACCTTCTGGAAACGGTGCTGGCGCCGGTCTGGGTGTGGCTCATCTTCTCCGAGGTGCCAGGCCGTGCCACCCTGATCGGGGGCACGATCATCATCGTCACGCTGGTCGCCCACTCGCTGTGGCAACTGCACTCGGCCCGCAGGCGGCGACTGGCGCAAGGCGTGGTGCGCCACCCGCTGTGA
- a CDS encoding Tex family protein, producing the protein MSANAKRIATLIAAEISARPEQAEAAIGLLDEGATVPFIARYRKEVTGGLDDTQLRRLSERLSYLRELDQRRETIVGSIREQGKLTPELETKIAQAATKAELEDIYLPYKPKRRTKAQIARERGLGPLAEAILADRAKVPADLAKDYLGEEVPDEKAALEGARDILAEQFAENADLVGQLRNHMKERAVLRSRVVEGKEEAGAKFSDYFDHSERWAGVPSHRALAMLRGRNEDVLALDLEVDADDTSPLKPAVRMIAAAYEIGGTLPGDQWLMEVAGWTWRVKLYLHLSLDLMRDLRERAEEEAINVFARNLKDLLLAAPAGTRATMGLDPGIRTGVKVAVVDGTGKLLDTATVYPFPPRNDLRGSQAALSALVRKHGVELIAIGNGTASRETEKMVADMLSDMPAPKPLKVVVSEAGASVYSASPTAAAEFPDLDVSLRGAVSIARRLQDPLAELVKIEPKSIGVGQYQHDVDQYRLAKALDAVVEDAVNAVGVDLNTASKSLLARVSGLGESIAEAIVAHRNVHGAFSSRKQLLEVARLGQRTFEQCAGFLRIQNGTEPLDASSVHPEAYGVARKIVSSCGRDVRSLMGDAGALKALDPRVFVDERFGLPTVRDIIAELEKPGRDPRPAFRTATFAEGIDDIKDLKPGMSLEGTVTNVAAFGAFVDIGVHQDGLVHVSQLADRFVKDAHEVVKAGDVVKVRVLEVDIKRKRISLSMRRDAGGAGAGGGTGAGRSRDQGKPARPAMPRNAGGKPGGRGGEPQGALAAALAQAMKKK; encoded by the coding sequence ATGTCCGCGAACGCCAAACGCATAGCCACCCTCATTGCCGCCGAAATCAGCGCCCGCCCGGAGCAGGCCGAGGCCGCGATAGGGCTTCTGGACGAGGGGGCAACCGTCCCCTTCATCGCCCGTTACCGCAAGGAGGTGACCGGCGGGCTCGACGACACGCAGTTGCGCAGGCTCTCCGAGCGGCTTTCCTATCTGCGTGAACTCGATCAGCGTCGTGAGACGATCGTCGGGTCGATCCGTGAGCAGGGCAAGCTGACGCCGGAACTGGAAACCAAGATCGCCCAGGCCGCCACCAAGGCAGAGCTCGAAGACATCTACCTACCCTACAAGCCCAAAAGGCGCACCAAGGCACAGATCGCGCGCGAGCGCGGGCTGGGGCCGCTTGCCGAGGCCATTCTGGCGGACCGCGCAAAGGTGCCGGCAGACCTCGCGAAGGACTATCTGGGCGAAGAGGTGCCGGATGAAAAGGCGGCACTTGAGGGCGCGCGCGACATTCTGGCTGAGCAGTTTGCGGAAAACGCCGATCTCGTGGGGCAGTTGCGCAACCACATGAAGGAGCGCGCTGTGCTGCGTTCGCGCGTTGTCGAAGGCAAGGAAGAGGCGGGCGCCAAGTTTTCCGACTATTTCGACCATTCAGAGCGCTGGGCAGGCGTGCCGAGCCACCGCGCGCTTGCCATGCTGCGCGGGCGCAATGAGGACGTGCTGGCGCTCGATCTGGAAGTGGATGCCGACGATACCAGCCCGCTGAAACCGGCCGTGCGCATGATTGCGGCAGCCTATGAAATCGGTGGAACGTTGCCGGGCGATCAATGGCTGATGGAGGTTGCCGGCTGGACATGGCGCGTCAAGCTCTACCTGCATCTGAGCCTCGATCTGATGCGTGATCTGCGCGAGCGGGCCGAGGAAGAGGCGATCAATGTCTTTGCCCGCAATCTGAAGGATCTGCTCCTGGCGGCCCCCGCCGGGACCCGCGCAACGATGGGGCTCGATCCGGGCATCCGCACCGGCGTCAAGGTCGCGGTGGTGGATGGCACCGGCAAGCTGCTGGACACGGCAACGGTCTATCCCTTCCCACCGCGCAACGACCTGCGCGGCAGCCAGGCGGCGCTCTCGGCGCTCGTGCGAAAACATGGTGTGGAACTCATTGCCATCGGCAATGGCACCGCCAGCCGCGAGACGGAAAAGATGGTGGCCGACATGCTCTCCGACATGCCGGCGCCCAAACCGCTCAAGGTGGTGGTGTCGGAGGCGGGTGCTTCGGTTTATTCGGCATCCCCCACGGCGGCAGCCGAATTCCCCGATCTCGACGTGTCGCTGCGCGGGGCGGTCTCGATCGCCCGCCGCCTGCAGGACCCGCTTGCCGAACTGGTGAAGATCGAGCCCAAATCCATCGGCGTCGGCCAGTATCAGCACGATGTGGACCAGTATCGTCTGGCAAAGGCGCTCGATGCGGTGGTGGAAGATGCGGTGAACGCGGTGGGGGTCGATCTGAACACGGCGTCGAAATCGCTTCTGGCGCGCGTCTCAGGCCTCGGGGAATCGATTGCAGAGGCGATTGTCGCACATCGCAATGTCCATGGCGCCTTTTCAAGCCGCAAGCAGCTTCTGGAAGTGGCGCGGCTTGGCCAGCGCACATTCGAGCAATGCGCGGGCTTCCTGCGCATTCAGAACGGCACCGAGCCGCTCGACGCTTCCTCCGTCCATCCCGAAGCCTATGGCGTGGCGCGCAAGATCGTTTCGTCCTGCGGGCGCGATGTGCGTTCGCTGATGGGCGATGCCGGGGCGCTGAAGGCGCTCGATCCGCGCGTCTTCGTGGATGAGCGTTTCGGCCTGCCGACGGTGCGTGACATCATCGCCGAGCTTGAGAAACCGGGCCGCGACCCGCGCCCGGCCTTCCGCACCGCGACCTTTGCCGAGGGGATCGACGACATTAAGGATTTGAAGCCCGGCATGAGCCTCGAGGGCACGGTGACCAATGTCGCCGCCTTCGGTGCCTTCGTCGACATTGGCGTTCATCAGGACGGGCTGGTGCATGTCTCGCAGCTTGCCGACCGCTTCGTGAAGGATGCGCATGAGGTGGTGAAGGCCGGCGATGTGGTGAAGGTGCGCGTGCTTGAGGTGGACATCAAGCGCAAGCGCATCAGCCTATCCATGCGCAGGGATGCCGGTGGAGCCGGGGCGGGCGGCGGAACCGGCGCCGGTCGATCGCGCGATCAGGGCAAGCCCGCCCGTCCCGCAATGCCACGCAATGCTGGTGGCAAGCCGGGCGGCCGCGGTGGCGAACCGCAGGGCGCGCTCGCTGCAGCGCTGGCTCAGGCGATGAAGAAGAAATAA
- the parC gene encoding DNA topoisomerase IV subunit A, with the protein MGKDLLPPGGDGGDAVEPVDLKKALEERYLAYALSTIMHRALPDVRDGLKPVHRRIVHTMRLLRLNPDQGFAKCARIVGDVMGKFHPHGDQSIYDALVRLAQPFAMRYPLVDGQGNFGNIDGDNAAAMRYTEARMTEVASEILTGITEDAVDFRLTYNEEDEEPTVLPGAFPNLLCNGSSGIAVGMATSIPPHNAAEVCDAALAVIDEPDVDPERLLEFVKGPDFPTGGIIVEDQASIREAYATGRGGFRVRARWHKEDQGRGMWTAVVTEIPYGVQKSRLIEKIAELIISRRLPLLEDIRDESAEDIRIVLVPRSRTVAPELLMESVFKLTDLESRFPLNMNVLSRGKVPGVLSLKQVLREWLDHRREVLLRRSRHRLAEIERRLEILAGYLVAYLNIDEVIRIIREEDEPKKVMIARFELTDTQAEAILNMRLRALRKLEEFEIRKEFEKLSEEKEGIEALLASTSRQWKTVRWEVAKVRQTFDPEKNPGLGKRRTTFAEAPEHDLEEVHEALIEREPITVVLSEKGWLRAMKGHLADFSSLSFKEGDSLKIAFHAQTTDKILLFTTGGKVFTIGADRLPGGRGHGEPVRIMVDMDNDQAIVTAFAHDPERKLLVVSHAGNGFVVAEKEIVANTRKGKQVMNVKAPDEAKLCLPVSGDHVAVVGQNRKLLVFPLSEVPEMTRGKGVRLQRYKDGGVSDIKTFAMEEGLSWKDSADRTFVKTREELTEWMGNRAAAGRMAPKGFPRTGKFG; encoded by the coding sequence ATGGGAAAAGATTTGCTTCCGCCCGGTGGCGACGGCGGTGATGCCGTCGAACCGGTCGATCTGAAAAAGGCGCTTGAAGAGCGCTATCTCGCCTATGCGCTGTCGACGATCATGCATCGCGCGCTTCCGGATGTGCGTGACGGGCTGAAGCCCGTGCATCGGCGCATTGTCCACACGATGCGGCTTCTGCGGCTCAATCCCGATCAGGGCTTTGCCAAATGCGCCCGCATCGTCGGCGACGTGATGGGCAAATTCCACCCGCATGGCGACCAGTCGATCTACGACGCGCTGGTGCGCCTGGCGCAACCCTTTGCCATGCGCTATCCGCTGGTCGACGGGCAGGGCAATTTCGGCAATATCGACGGCGATAACGCGGCCGCCATGCGCTACACCGAAGCGCGCATGACCGAGGTCGCTTCGGAAATCCTGACTGGCATCACCGAGGATGCCGTCGATTTCCGCCTGACCTACAATGAGGAAGACGAGGAGCCGACCGTGCTCCCCGGCGCGTTCCCCAATCTTCTGTGCAACGGTTCGTCGGGCATTGCCGTGGGCATGGCCACCTCGATCCCGCCACACAATGCGGCCGAGGTCTGCGATGCGGCGCTGGCCGTGATTGACGAGCCGGATGTCGATCCCGAACGGCTTCTCGAATTCGTCAAGGGGCCGGATTTTCCGACCGGCGGCATCATCGTCGAGGATCAGGCCTCGATCCGCGAAGCCTATGCGACCGGTCGCGGCGGGTTCCGCGTGCGGGCGCGCTGGCACAAGGAGGACCAGGGGCGCGGCATGTGGACGGCCGTGGTCACGGAGATCCCCTATGGTGTGCAGAAATCCCGCCTGATCGAAAAGATCGCCGAACTCATCATCTCGCGCCGGCTGCCGCTGCTGGAAGACATTCGCGACGAAAGCGCGGAAGACATCCGCATCGTTCTGGTTCCCAGAAGCCGGACCGTTGCGCCGGAACTCCTGATGGAATCGGTGTTCAAGCTGACCGATCTGGAAAGCCGCTTTCCGCTCAACATGAACGTGCTTTCACGCGGCAAGGTGCCGGGCGTGCTCTCGCTCAAACAGGTGCTGCGCGAATGGCTCGACCACCGCCGCGAAGTGCTTCTGCGGCGCTCGCGCCACAGGCTCGCCGAGATCGAGCGCCGGCTGGAGATTCTCGCCGGCTATCTGGTCGCCTATCTCAACATCGACGAGGTCATCCGCATCATCCGCGAGGAGGATGAGCCCAAGAAGGTGATGATCGCGCGTTTCGAACTGACGGACACGCAGGCCGAGGCGATCCTCAACATGCGCCTGCGCGCCCTGCGCAAGCTTGAGGAATTCGAGATCCGCAAGGAGTTCGAGAAGCTTTCCGAAGAGAAGGAAGGCATCGAGGCACTGCTTGCCTCCACGTCACGCCAGTGGAAGACGGTGCGCTGGGAAGTGGCCAAGGTGCGCCAGACCTTCGATCCGGAGAAGAACCCGGGTCTGGGCAAGCGCCGCACCACCTTCGCCGAAGCGCCGGAGCACGATCTGGAAGAGGTGCACGAGGCGCTGATCGAGCGCGAGCCGATCACCGTGGTTCTGTCCGAAAAGGGCTGGCTGCGCGCCATGAAGGGGCATCTGGCGGATTTCTCGTCTCTGTCCTTCAAGGAGGGCGACAGCCTCAAGATCGCTTTCCATGCCCAGACGACCGACAAGATCCTGCTCTTCACGACGGGCGGCAAGGTCTTCACCATCGGCGCAGACCGTCTTCCCGGCGGTCGCGGTCATGGCGAGCCGGTGCGCATCATGGTCGACATGGACAATGATCAGGCCATCGTGACAGCCTTTGCGCATGATCCCGAACGGAAGCTTCTGGTTGTCTCCCACGCCGGTAACGGCTTTGTCGTGGCCGAGAAGGAGATCGTCGCCAACACCCGCAAGGGCAAGCAGGTGATGAACGTGAAGGCACCGGACGAGGCCAAGCTCTGCCTGCCGGTTTCGGGTGATCATGTGGCCGTGGTGGGTCAGAACCGCAAGCTGCTTGTCTTCCCGCTCTCTGAAGTGCCGGAGATGACCCGTGGCAAGGGCGTGCGCCTCCAGCGCTACAAGGATGGCGGCGTTTCCGACATCAAGACATTTGCCATGGAGGAGGGGCTTTCGTGGAAGGATTCGGCCGACCGGACCTTCGTCAAGACGCGCGAGGAACTCACCGAATGGATGGGCAACCGCGCGGCCGCCGGCCGTATGGCGCCGAAAGGATTTCCGCGCACCGGCAAATTCGGATGA
- a CDS encoding arginyltransferase, with the protein MTHQPPQSPQFFLTAPSPCPYLEGQYERKVFTHLVGDKAPELNDLLTQGGFRRSQNIAYRPACETCRACVSVRILAQEFQPTRNMKRIFRQNADLIGTALPAQPSTEQYTLFRSYLDARHKKGGMSDMTVLDYAMMVEDTHVGTQVIEYRRRGPDSFITGKGEGELMAVALTDMMSDGLSMVYSFFNPELTDRSLGTFMILDHINRAVAAGLPHVYLGYWVNGSRKMAYKVRFKPQEHLGPQGWERVD; encoded by the coding sequence ATGACGCACCAGCCGCCCCAATCGCCGCAGTTCTTTCTGACCGCCCCATCGCCCTGCCCCTATCTGGAGGGGCAGTACGAGCGCAAGGTTTTCACGCATCTCGTTGGTGACAAGGCACCGGAGCTCAACGACCTGCTCACACAGGGCGGTTTTCGGCGCTCTCAGAACATCGCCTATCGTCCCGCCTGCGAGACCTGCCGTGCCTGCGTTTCGGTTCGAATCCTGGCACAGGAATTCCAGCCCACCAGAAACATGAAGCGCATTTTCAGGCAGAATGCGGACTTGATCGGAACAGCGCTTCCTGCACAGCCCTCCACTGAACAGTACACGCTGTTCCGCTCCTATCTGGACGCCCGCCACAAAAAGGGTGGCATGTCGGACATGACCGTTCTCGACTATGCGATGATGGTTGAAGATACCCATGTCGGCACACAGGTGATCGAGTATCGCCGCCGCGGTCCCGACAGTTTCATCACCGGAAAGGGCGAAGGCGAGTTGATGGCCGTTGCGCTCACCGACATGATGAGCGACGGGCTTTCCATGGTCTATTCCTTCTTCAACCCGGAGCTTACCGATCGTTCGCTCGGCACCTTCATGATCCTCGACCATATCAACCGCGCGGTGGCGGCCGGTCTGCCGCATGTCTATCTGGGTTACTGGGTCAATGGCTCGCGTAAAATGGCCTATAAGGTGCGCTTCAAGCCGCAGGAGCATCTGGGGCCGCAGGGGTGGGAACGCGTTGACTGA
- a CDS encoding serine hydrolase, whose amino-acid sequence MLHWMNGTKPAAAALALIGLLGLAQPAVSQDSLLEETVSFSGQILYLQTDVPGLIIGAVRDGETAVFGFGETAKGNGKEPNGDTLMRVGSISKVFTGAVLASLVADGTVNFTDRLQDRLGWDVDIPVVDDKPIRLIDLATHTSGLPREVDVERGPDNDPFSTVTKEAYSKALAEGAQLFPVGTGGLYSNFGFDMLAVALGSAAGKPYAELLAERVLEPLGLMDTTLAPDAARSRSPDAGAQFRWFALAGCAQHAGHGRGQRSLHDHQRHAQMA is encoded by the coding sequence ATGCTGCACTGGATGAACGGAACGAAACCTGCCGCGGCCGCTTTGGCGCTTATCGGACTGCTGGGGCTTGCGCAGCCTGCCGTATCGCAAGACAGCCTGCTTGAGGAGACGGTGTCCTTTTCCGGGCAGATTCTTTATCTGCAGACGGATGTTCCAGGCCTCATCATCGGTGCCGTGCGGGATGGTGAAACCGCCGTCTTCGGCTTTGGTGAAACTGCCAAGGGCAATGGCAAGGAGCCCAATGGCGACACGCTGATGCGGGTCGGCTCGATCAGCAAGGTGTTTACCGGTGCGGTTCTTGCAAGCCTCGTGGCCGACGGGACGGTCAATTTTACCGATCGACTGCAGGATCGGCTGGGCTGGGACGTGGACATACCCGTTGTCGATGACAAACCCATCCGCCTGATCGATCTGGCAACACACACTTCGGGCCTGCCCCGGGAAGTGGATGTGGAGCGCGGCCCGGACAACGACCCGTTCTCGACCGTGACGAAGGAAGCCTATTCGAAGGCGCTTGCGGAAGGTGCTCAGCTTTTCCCCGTCGGCACGGGCGGGCTCTATTCCAATTTCGGGTTCGACATGCTGGCTGTCGCTCTCGGCTCTGCCGCCGGAAAGCCCTATGCCGAGCTGCTTGCCGAGCGTGTTCTCGAACCACTGGGGCTGATGGACACCACGCTGGCGCCCGACGCGGCCCGATCGCGATCGCCTGATGCAGGGGCACAATTTCGATGGTTCGCCCTTGCCGGATGCGCCCAACACGCCGGTCATGGCCGGGGCCAGCGGTCTCTACACGACCACCAACGACATGCTCAAATGGCTTGA
- a CDS encoding RDD family protein, with protein MTETLETTIPFKARPADRAPEILLRQGHGLHLQRVLAFTVDYSLYITVAFALSVFATMLIESLSWWWVAPEHAFGDLPARLGETPYVLSKSLAALVTLALAIAYTALTLGGRYQATLGMRLFRLRLERLDSVEITPRYAVAHTLLFLATTAMFTPLVLLAPLVLANRQMLHDRLLDTLMLRTG; from the coding sequence ATGACCGAAACATTGGAAACGACAATTCCCTTCAAGGCGCGCCCTGCCGACCGGGCGCCCGAGATACTTCTCAGACAGGGCCATGGGCTCCATCTTCAGCGTGTGCTGGCGTTTACCGTCGACTACAGCCTCTACATCACCGTTGCGTTCGCACTTTCCGTGTTTGCGACCATGCTGATCGAATCGCTCTCATGGTGGTGGGTCGCACCTGAACACGCATTCGGCGACCTTCCCGCACGTCTTGGCGAGACACCGTACGTTCTCTCAAAAAGCCTTGCCGCGCTGGTGACCCTCGCGCTGGCGATCGCCTATACGGCGCTCACACTGGGTGGACGCTATCAGGCCACGTTGGGCATGCGCCTGTTTCGTCTGCGCCTGGAGCGGCTCGACAGCGTCGAGATCACCCCGCGCTACGCGGTTGCCCACACGCTCTTGTTTCTTGCCACCACGGCAATGTTCACACCGTTGGTTCTGCTGGCTCCGCTCGTTCTGGCCAACAGGCAGATGCTGCATGACCGGCTTCTCGATACCCTCATGCTGCGAACCGGCTGA
- a CDS encoding SLC13 family permease: MTDFHLWATYGIILVTVAAYVSERFTLEIVALGSLVAFLALFAFFPHEGAHGGLQPEELLSGFANPALATVLALLIVGQGLFATDALDKPARILAKSAGSSSTRTIIITLITAAVLSAVLNNTPVVVIFIPVLIVFAAQRNFAVSKALMPLSFMTILGGMTTLIGSSTNLLVAGVAGKAGLSIGFFDLTMPGFLLAAAGALYVFFVMPRILRDSSSEKTFRQMQSGTQFIGEIRIVPDHPFIGKESKAGLFQGLGDLTPRLIIRRGMSFHPPFENVVLSEGDRLMVTATRRAFTQALSHGAAGHIADSETESAAVGPDYHIAEAVIPPGSRHAGRTIRNAGIETEHSVHMLGVQRKSRMGRTPVSDIRLEPGDTILVGGTDRALEDLRESHDLLVLEWSAEPVPQRRKAWIAFVIFAGIVATAALDIAPIVATAIAGAFAMIATGCLTLAQAGRAFDRQIFLLVGSAIAAATALERTGGAQLIADGAVAALEGQAPAIILSGYFAVVAVLTNFLSNNATAVLFTPIGLGIAAAIGAPPEAFVAATIFAANCSFATPIGYQTNLMVMGPGHYSFRDFMKAGMPLVAIIWLTFSFVGPWYYGL; this comes from the coding sequence ATGACCGATTTTCATCTCTGGGCAACCTATGGGATCATCCTCGTAACAGTCGCTGCCTATGTCAGCGAGCGGTTCACGCTGGAAATCGTCGCTCTTGGCAGTCTGGTTGCGTTCCTGGCGCTGTTTGCCTTTTTTCCCCATGAAGGCGCGCACGGTGGGTTGCAGCCCGAAGAGCTTCTCTCGGGCTTTGCCAACCCTGCCCTCGCGACGGTCCTTGCCCTTCTGATCGTCGGTCAGGGCCTTTTCGCCACCGACGCACTCGACAAGCCTGCGCGCATACTCGCAAAATCGGCTGGCAGCTCCAGCACCCGCACCATCATCATAACGCTGATCACTGCTGCGGTGCTGAGCGCGGTGCTCAACAACACGCCTGTGGTGGTGATTTTCATTCCCGTCCTGATCGTGTTTGCCGCACAGCGCAATTTCGCTGTTTCCAAGGCACTGATGCCGCTTTCCTTCATGACCATACTTGGTGGCATGACCACGCTGATCGGCTCCTCCACCAACCTTCTGGTTGCCGGTGTTGCCGGGAAGGCAGGCCTGTCCATCGGTTTTTTCGACCTCACCATGCCCGGCTTCCTGCTGGCCGCCGCCGGAGCACTCTACGTCTTTTTCGTCATGCCCCGGATCCTGCGCGATTCAAGCAGTGAGAAGACCTTCCGGCAGATGCAGTCGGGGACCCAGTTCATCGGAGAGATCCGCATCGTGCCGGACCATCCCTTCATCGGCAAGGAATCGAAGGCCGGTCTCTTTCAGGGCCTCGGCGACCTCACCCCACGTCTCATCATCCGTCGCGGCATGAGCTTTCATCCACCCTTTGAGAATGTCGTCCTGTCGGAAGGCGACCGGCTCATGGTCACGGCCACACGCCGCGCGTTCACACAGGCGCTTTCGCACGGTGCGGCAGGGCATATCGCAGATTCAGAGACGGAGTCGGCTGCCGTTGGTCCTGATTACCATATCGCCGAAGCCGTTATCCCTCCCGGGTCGCGCCACGCAGGCCGCACCATCCGCAATGCCGGGATCGAGACCGAGCACAGCGTTCACATGCTGGGCGTACAGCGCAAAAGCCGGATGGGCCGCACGCCCGTCTCCGATATCCGGCTCGAACCTGGCGATACGATTCTCGTGGGCGGCACCGACCGTGCACTCGAGGACCTGCGCGAAAGTCACGATCTTCTTGTTCTGGAGTGGTCGGCCGAACCGGTTCCCCAGCGCCGCAAGGCGTGGATCGCATTTGTCATCTTCGCCGGCATCGTCGCCACCGCAGCGCTCGACATCGCTCCCATTGTTGCCACAGCCATTGCCGGCGCCTTTGCCATGATCGCGACGGGCTGCCTCACCCTGGCCCAGGCTGGCCGAGCCTTCGACCGGCAGATTTTTCTGCTGGTGGGCTCGGCCATTGCCGCCGCCACGGCGCTGGAGCGCACCGGCGGCGCGCAGCTCATCGCAGACGGGGCGGTCGCCGCCCTTGAAGGCCAGGCCCCGGCGATCATTCTGTCGGGCTATTTCGCCGTTGTCGCGGTGCTCACCAATTTTCTGTCCAACAATGCCACGGCGGTTCTGTTCACGCCCATCGGGCTGGGCATTGCCGCGGCCATCGGCGCGCCCCCGGAGGCTTTTGTCGCCGCCACGATATTCGCGGCCAACTGCTCCTTCGCCACGCCCATCGGCTATCAGACCAACCTTATGGTCATGGGCCCCGGACATTATTCCTTCCGCGATTTCATGAAGGCTGGCATGCCTCTGGTAGCGATAATTTGGTTGACGTTTTCGTTTGTCGGGCCATGGTATTATGGGCTTTAG